The following are encoded together in the Thunnus maccoyii chromosome 18, fThuMac1.1, whole genome shotgun sequence genome:
- the LOC121884629 gene encoding uncharacterized protein LOC121884629 has product MHWLPLVAMVIASALPFPHNPVSRIAAATTELGFDKRREHRHEPAARPAAPAEPLTDYNFHGNASQMDYNMTAALSQQTNTQNLQNRKDYAKSSADEETSTFKVENQGTYQSNSNSGSDDESSDSLDVSTEGGTLRTEDISEDNSLPKDYKADSSSRQDYLSFADFSRKDNQDSTDRPLEVSAVETHSAVSPAAKLKAQRGPEPTVPSVQRRDASTVGTPVAGRSLTEEGLTLEAGLGLGTGLDNILEGDEMFLDLHPRVLFSPSPSPPEHPPLLLMLETGLLEEDGNGEEQEDTDGHIEGHGDRAIDRSTTLSWADSSRVTSEATRPLKRDKRSHLIDRRRGEKSVCESESVWVTDKKSAIDSHGQQVTILQEIQTQTGPLKQYFYETRCRQAEQPSNAGRSQGSRGAAASAKSTGMGVAGAGCLGVDKKQWVSECKAKQSYVRALTKDVNNRTGWRWIRIDSSCVCVLLSRANQTMGREVLTRQGRG; this is encoded by the coding sequence ATGCACTGGCTTCccctggttgccatggtgattgCCTCGGCCCTGCCCTTTCCTCACAACCCTGTGTCCAGGATTGCTGCCGCGACGACAGAGCTCGGCTTCGACAAGCGCAGAGAGCACCGTCATGAGCCGGCCGCTCGCCCCGCAGCTCCCGCGGAGCCCCTTACGGACTACAACTTCCATGGAAACGCCTCACAAATGGACTACAACATGACCGCTGCTCTTAGCCAACAAACCAACACACAAAACCTCCAGAACCGTAAGGATTATGCAAAATCCTCCGCAGATGAAGAGACCTCCACGTTCAAAGTGGAGAATCAAGGAACCTACCAGTCAAATAGCAACTCAGGCAGCGACGACGAAAGCAGTGACAGTTTGGATGTTTCCACAGAAGGAGGAACACTCAGGACCGAGGATATTTCTGAGGATAATTCTCTACCAAAGGACTACaaagctgacagcagcagccgACAAGATTACTTGAGTTTTGCGGACTTTTCCAGGAAGGACAATCAGGACTCTACGGATCGACCGTTAGAGGTTTCTGCAGTGGAAACACATAGTGCTGTCAGTCCTGCTGCTAAACTAAAGGCTCAGAGAGGACCAGAACCGACCGTTCCCTCGGTGCAGCGGAGAGATGCATCGACAGTTGGGACACCGGTGGCTGGAAGAAGCCTGACTGAGGAGGGCCTGACCCTGGAGGCAGGGCTGGGTCTAGGAACCGGGTTGGACAATATCCTCGAAGGAGACGAGATGTTTCTGGACTTGCATCCTCGAGTCCTGTTCTCGCCCTCTCCGTCGCCACCGGAAcacccccctctcctcctcatgtTGGAGACCGGCCTGCTGGAGGAGGACGGGAacggagaggagcaggaggacaCGGACGGACACATCGAGGGACACGGGGACCGGGCGATCGACCGGAGCACGACTCTGAGTTGGGCAGACTCTTCTAGAGTTACTAGCGAAGCCACCCGTCCTCTTAAAAGGGATAAACGCTCGCACTTGATTgacaggaggagaggggaaaagTCAGTATGCGAGTCTGAAAGCGTCTGGGTCACCGACAAGAAGAGCGCCATCGACTCCCACGGTCAACAGGTCACCATCTTGCAGGAAATCCAGACCCAGACGGGACCGCTCAAACAGTACTTCTACGAGACTCGCTGCCGCCAGGCCGAGCAGCCCAGCAATGCCGGCAGGTCGCAGGGGTCGAGGGGTGCCGCGGCGTCAGCGAAATCCACGGGGATGGGCGTAGCGGGGGCCGGCTGCTTGGGCGTGGATAAAAAACAGTGGGTGAGCGAGTGCAAAGCCAAGCAGTCGTACGTCCGAGCGCTCACCAAAGACGTGAACAACAGAACCGGATGGAGGTGGATCCGCATCGACTCGTCCTGCGTCTGCGTGCTGCTGTCCAGAGCGAATCAGACAATGGGGAGGGAGGTCTTGACGAGGCAAGggagaggctga